ATCGCCGATCGCTCGACCTCATCTGCAGTCTTGCATTCTAATATCCGTTCAGCCAGATCCCGTGCCTCCTCGTAAGCAATTCCTCGGATTATTCGCTGGACTCGTTCGATCGAACTGATATTCATGCTCAGTTCCGTTGCCCCGAGACCGACAAGGATCGGCACATAGAATGGCGAACCCGACATTTCTCCGCATAAAATGACGGGCTTTTGACGCTGCCCGGCAGCGGTCAAAACGGATCTGATCGCCTGGATCACAGAAGGATGTAGTGTGCGGTACCAGTTGGCAACATTCTCATTATCTCTGTCGACGGCCAAAAGGTACTGAATTAAGTCATTTGTTCCTAGACAAATAAAATCGACTTCTTCAAGTATCGCGTCAATCACCAGAAGAGCGGCAGGGACCTCGATCATAGCGCCGATTCCCGGCGTGTCTACCGACGTGCCTTTCTTTTCAAGATCGATCCGCTCAAGATTAAGCATGTTCCGAACTTCGCGAATCTCGGCTAATCCCGCGATCATGGGAATGACCATGTCGATGTTCTGCTCCGTATTTGCTCGCAGGATCGCACGGAGTTGTACCCTTAGCTGTTTTGGGTAGGCTAAGCTCAATCGAACACCTCGCAGCCCGAGGGCAGGGTTACGTTCCCGGTCTTCTTGACGTTCGATCAATTGGCCGATACCTATGTCAAAGGTCCTAATTCGCAAGCGGTCCTTTCCGGCGACTGCCGCTAACCTGCGATATGCTTCGAATTGTTGGTTTTCAGATGGAAAGCCTTTGAATCGATTAAAGAGTGACTCCGAGCGAAACAGGCCGATCCCCTTTACTCCGAGCGTCTTAGCCCGCGAGTAAGAAACAGGTAGGTCAGCGTTTGCCCGGATGATCACCTCACGCCCATCTAATGTGGTCAATGGCTTAGACGGCGCGAGCTTCCTACTGGACGCGGTTTTTACGGATCGGGCTTTCGTTAATCGATACTCTTCGGTTGTGGCATCGGAGGGATCAATGATCACAAGTCCATTGTAACCGTCTACAATGGCCTTATCACCGGTTTCCAAACGACGAAGAACGTGCTTCAGGCCCGTGACCGCGGGAATGTTCGATTCGCGTGCAAGAATGAATGTGTGTGACGTCCAGCCACCGTGCTCCGATATCAATGCGACCGGTTTTTTGCCATGCAGTCCGGCAATGGTCGAGGGGCGAAGATCTCTTGATGCAATGATCGAGTTGGGTCCTAATCGGATCTTCGGACTCGCCTTTCCTGCCAAAGCATTCAGAATTCGGTCAGCAACGTCCTCAATATCGATATACCGATCCCTGAGGTGTTCGCTTGTCATTGCGTGAAAGCGAGCGATGTATTCGTCGGCGACACACTTTAGAGCCCACTCGGCATTTACGCACTGTTTGACTACATGATCTTCGATCTTGCTTCTGAGCGTCTTATCGTCAAGTATCAGTTGCTGAGCTTCGAATATTCCAGGACCGGATATCGAGCTCTTTCCTGACTCCGCACTAGCGAGTTCACGAAGTTGCTTTTCAGCGAGGCGAAAGGCAGAACGCAGACGTTTGATCTCTGAAGCGGTCTCTTCCGAAGGTAGATCGACGCGGAAAAACTGTCGATTTCGGCCATGTAGACAAATAACTTTGCCAAAGGCGATGCCCCGGGAAACAGCCTTTCCTTTGATCCGCGTCTCAACTTTGTCGAAAACTGCGGAAGAACGATTTCCGTTGCTTTGAGTAGGCATCTTCGAAATGAGAGCTGCCGTTCGTTGGGACTCAGCTTCCGAAGCTGAAGCCTCCGCCGCTTCCGCCTTGCGATGGGAAAAACGGCTTCAAGAGTCCGGCAAATGCCGCAAGGTTGCGTGTTTGAATGAGAATTTCACCGGGGCCCGTAAACTCGGCGACCATACCTTCACCGCTGAGAAAGCTTCTGAAGAATCCACTCTTCGCAGCTTTGCGAAGACTGTACTGCAGGTGCCCTTCCCACGCGACAAGATGTCCGGTGTCGATCACATACTGTTCACCGGGTCTGAGTACCTTGCGATGTATAGCTCCGAACGATGAAACGAGCAATAGGCCTGTCCCCGTAACCTCTAAAACAAAAAGCCCCTCGCCGCCAAAAAATGATTTCGTCCCGCCAAATTTGGTATCTACCTGCAGTCCAACGTCACCGGCCAAATATGAACTCGATTGAACCTTGAACATCTGGTTCGCCATTTCAATACCGGTTATGTCTCCGGGAGCTCCGGGAGCGAGCGTTACTTCGCCCGGGCCCCCACGAGCCGTGAAGGTCGAAACGAAGGCTGATTCACCGCCAACCGCCCTTTTCAAGGCGCCGAAAACACCACCTTTCATCTCGGAATGGAGATCGATGTTTGCTGACATCGAAACCATCGCTCCGGCTTCTGCGGCGATAGCTTGCTCTGGCTGAAGATTGACAACGGCCAGCGCAAACGAACCGGGATGCTTGATCTCCCAAGTGTATCCACGGCCCTGACCTCTGCCGTCGGCGTCTAAGTGAAACGCACCTGCTGCGGTTCCCTGCTGCATAGGCGGAGCCTGCTGCTGAACGTGGGGAGCCTGCTGCTGATCGGGCGTAGCGGCGGCGAGCGTGAATCCGCATGATCCGCAGAAGCGGGCATTAGGCAAAAGCTCGACGGTACATCTTGGGCAATTCATACAACGACACCTCGCGATTTCTCAACGATAATTCCGCAAGCCTCGTCGGCGTTGTGTGCGAAATCAAGCAGAGCAACGTCCTCAGCCGAAACGACCAGGTTGCTTTGCCACGCATGGACCACATCTTTCCAACAATCACCGATCAGCACCAGCGGGCGACGATCGAGAACGCCCGTTTGAAGCTTGTTCCAAACAAGCGAGATCTCGGTTACGGTCCCCATGCCTCCGCGGAACGCAACGAATCCAACCGAACGCGTTATCAGGTTTTGAAGACGCTCGTAGAAGTGATTTGTTGCGACCTTATCGGTCAAGTAGCGATTTGGCTCCGATTTAAACTGGTTCATCACGATACCGAACACGCGACCGCCAGCCTCACGAGCTCCGCGAGAGGCGGCCTCCATAACGCCAAGGTAACCGCCGGTGCATATCGTGAAACCCGTTTTAGCTAGTTTGAAACCGAGTTCCTCGGCATCTTTGTATTCAGGCGATCCGGGGCCGCACTTGGAGCCGCCAAAGATCGTCACTATTCTGTCGTTTCCACTTACGATCACAATCGTTTGACCATCCTGATCTCACTGATTTCGAACATCTCGATTATAGCCAAGTAATGACGTTTCTCAAATTGCCGCTTTTTTCTCAGCTTCTTCCGGGGTGACATTACCGGCATCATGAATTGCCTGGGTAGTATTCGTGAAAAGAAGGATCAGGCTGCCGGTCACGAAAAAGAAGATCAGCGCCAATATTGCGGGCCTGAACGATCCCGTAATTCCAACGACCACGGCAAATACCAGATTCCCCAACCAAGAAGTACCCTTTTCCGAGATCTCGTACAATCCAAAAAAAGAGGATTCGCGATCTGCTGGGATCATCTGCGAAAACAATGATCGGCTCAGCGCTTGTGCGCTTCCGAGTACCAAGCCGATGAATACCGCCATGATCATCGCTTGGAACTGGCTTTCAAGCAGTGCGTAAGCGTATATCACAATTCCGCACCATATCAGCAGGCTGACAATGATGGTTCTCTTTGCACCGATCAGCCGCGCGATACGCTCGAAGATGATCGCGCCAAATAAGGCAGAAACCTGGGCAATAAGGAAGATTCCGAGAAGAAAGGATTGGCTTGGCTGAAGCCCGTTTGCGACGAATAGTTCCTGTGACAAAAAGATCGACGAATTCAGTATTACGGTCTGGATCCCATCGTTGTAAAAAAGGTACGCAATAAGGAATAGCAATGTGTATTTCAGGCCGACCAGCTCTTTTAGTGTTCGCCATACTTCCTTAAAACCGATGACCATCAAGGGATCGTGGTCCGCGCGAACGCGGTTTGCCTGGCGCGAGCGGATCAAACGGAAGGTCACGATCGCGAAGAGCCCCCACCAGAGCGATGCCGCCAGCATCGAAATACGTACAGCCTCGCCCTCTGTTACGCCTAATGACGAAGCATAGTTGATCATGGCAAGGTTGAGGACAAGCATAACGACCCCGCCCAGGTAACCTGCGGCAAACCCGTAACTCGAAACGCGGTCGCGCCGATCTTCGGTGGTCAAGTCAACAAGGAACGCGTTATAAAATACATTTGCGGCCGCAAATGACATATTAGCTATTACTAACAAGATACAGCCCCAAACATAAGAATCACCCTTAATAAAGAAGAGGAGCGAGCTCGCGATCACGCCCATATAACAGAAGAAGGCCATCATTTTCTTTTTCAGGTGCGTGTAGTCGGCGATCGACCCGAGTATCGGCAGAATGAAGACCTGAAGGAATATTGAAACGCCGAGGGTTGAAGTGACCATGTTATCTGAGGTGACCGTGCCGAGTGGGCCCAGGGTCAACACAGTACCGCCCTTGCCAACGTCGGCTTGAGCTAATGCCGTGAGGTAAGGGCCGACCAAAACTGTTACAACGGTCGTATAAAAGGCCGAATTCGCCCAATCGTAGGTGAGCCAGCCAAATATCTCTCTTCGGTTGTTCTTGGGAAGTCGTTCCTGCATCGAATCATCGTAACAGAACTTGCATAATGAGCATCACCGCAGTGACCATTGCCGACCTTTAGGATTCTGAGGGGAATATCGCATAATCTTGACATCGGACCGGAAAAGTCGTAACTTTCTGACGCTGTTTTCTTTTACCGCAACGCAAAATGCGACTATTCTCTGACATCTCGTTATGAACGGATTCATGCGAGCGGCCAGAATTTTTCAATTTTCCGAGGAGGGAGTATTGCGTATGTCTTGGATGAAAGGTAGGAAGTCCTCACGAACGATCTTTATGGCGGCAGCGGCGATCAGCTGTGTAGTTGGGGCAATCATATTGAACACGAGAGATCAGGCGGTCGAGGCAAGCAAAGCAGTGGCAAAGCCTGTGGCGGCATCACCGGCGGCGGTATTTCCGGCAAATGCGGGGACGCTTGGGCCGATACCGGACAATACATGTACGGGGCCTGGCCGATCGGTGACGTTCACGGTTTCAGGATTGACCGGAGCACCATCGAACATCGTGGTGAATTTCACGTCGGGATCACCGGCCCACAGTTGGGTAGGCGACGTGGACACGGTATTGCTGGCACCGGGTGGAGCACCGACCCACGAGATCTTCACATTCACGAATCCGGCTGGATCAGGATTTGGGGATGATTCGAATCTGGCCGGGCCGTACAATTTCTTTGATGCGGCGGCGGGAAACTGGTGGGCAGCGGCAACGGCGGCGACATCGGTACAGCCGGTAGCAGCGGGAGATTACCGGACTGCGAGCCCGACGGGAACGAACACATCGATGAACCCGGTATTTGCGGGAGTCGCGAATCCGAACGGGACGTGGACGTTGAGATTCAATGACTGTGCACAGGGCGATACGGGCGGCATCACCGCGGCCAATCTAACCATAGAGACCGCTTCGGCACCTGAACCGGCGGAATTCGATTTCAATGGCGACGGTAGAACCGACTATACCGTTGCCCGTGATGTTGGTCCCGGAGCAAGCGGTGCGACAAACCAGATCCGCTGGTTCACCAGAGAGAATGGGTCGGGGACGGTTACAAGTTATGATTGGGGATCCGCGACGACGGATTTCATCACGCCGTCCGATTTTGACGGTGACGATAAAACGGATTATGCGGTTTGGAGAGAAGCAGCCGCAGGTGTGGCCGGATTCTACATTTTGCAGAGCCAGACCAATACCTTTGTGTTCCAGAACTTTGGCCAGACCGGCGATGATCCCGCGATCATCGGCGACTATGACGGAGATGGCAAATCTGACCCGGCGGTCTATCGCTGTCCACCGTTTTCAGACCCGGACGGCCAGTGCTTTTTCTATTATCGCGGGAGCAATGCTAACCCAGGCGGAAATATCACGTTTGTGCCATGGGGATTCGGCGTTCAGGGTGACTTCTTCCCGAATCCGGGTGATTTCGATGGTGATGGTCGATACGACTTTTGTATTCAGCGATCTAATCCGGCGGCACCCGCGCAGGGACAATTCGTCCTCTTGAGGTCCTCCGACAACGGTATTGAGTACATCAACTGGGGAACGTCCTCGGACTTTATTATCCCTGGCGACTACGATGGCGATGGAAAACACGATTTTTGTGTTCGCCGTACAGTCAGCGGTGCCCGGCAACACTGGGTTTTGACTCGAACCGGGGCGACATCATTCGTTCAGTGGGGTTCTACCGGAGACGTCAGTGCTCCCGGCGATTATGACGGCGACGGATCGACCGATTTCGCGATATGGCGTGGGAGTGCAACGCCCGGACAATCGGGATTCTGGGTACGCAACTCGAGCAACGCGGCAGTTTCGTTCGTTCCATGGGGACAATGTCCAAACGTGAGCACCTGTGACTTCGCAGTCGCGAGTTCTTGGGTACACTGATCACCGAAAGCACCTGAAACAGCAAAGGCCGGGGACACCCTCCCTGGCCTTTTTTATTTCAAGCGCTGAAGCAAACGGACATACGACGTGTTCGAAAGGGATTTGACGATGTTAGCAGGGATTCCTAATCCTTGACATAAAAGTCGAAAAGAATTAAGTTACTCGCACTGTTCCGTTTAGTTTCACTAAATCAAAACCAAACTTATCAGCCGAAAGTTTTGATCTTGGCCGAGATTTATGATTAGGCTTTTGGGTGTTTTCTCCGAGGAGGGAGTATTGAGTATGTCTTGGATGAAAGGTAGGAAGTCCTCACGAACGATCTTTATGGCGGCAGCGGCGATCAGCTGTGTAGTTGGGGCAATCATATTGAACACGAGAGATCAGGCGGTCGAGGCAAGCAAAGCAGTGGCGAAGCCTGTGGCGGCATCACCGGCGGCGGTATTTCCGGCAAATGCGGGGACGCTTGGGCCGATACCGGACAATACATGTACGGGGCCTGGCCGATCGGTGACGTTCACGGTTTCAGGATTGACCGGAGCACCATCGAACATCGTGGTGAATTTCACGTCGGGATCACCGGCCCACAGTTGGGTAGGCGACGTGGACACGGTATTGCTGGCACCTGGCGGAGCACCGACCCACGAGATCTTCACATTCACGAATCCGGCTGGATCAGGATTTGGGGATGATTCGAATCTGGCCGGGCCGTACAATTTCTTTGATGCGGCGGCGGGAAACTGGTGGGCAGCGGCAACGGCGGCGACATCGGTACAGCCGGTAGCAGCGGGAGATTACCGGACTGCGAGCCCGACGGGAACGAACACATCGATGAACCCGGTATTTGCGGGAGTCGCGAATCCGAACGGGACGTGGACGTTGAGATTCAATGACTGTGCACAGGGCGATACGGGCGGCATCACCGCTGCGAACCTCACCATCGAGACCGCTTCGGCACCGAGCGATGCTCAGCTCGATTATGACGGCGACGGCCGTTCAGATCACGTCGTTGTTCGAAATGTCGGCGGCGGAGCGAATGGGCAAGTTCGTTGGTTCATTAATCCGAATTCGGGCGGGGCAACTCAATCGTACGATTGGGGATTGGCCAGCGATTTCTTTGTTGCGGGCGATTTTGACGGTGATGCAAAAGATGACATTGCTGTTTGGCGGGCCGGAGCACCGGAAGCCGCAACCTTCTTCATTCTGAACAGTCAAACCAGCACCGCGCGCGTTGAGGCATTTGGCCAGACAGGCGACGACCCAACGGTCGTTGGTGATTATGACGGTGATGGGAAAGTTGACCTCGCAGTTTATCGTGCTGGAGGATCTGGCCAGCAGTCCACATGGTACTACCGTGGATCCCTCAACAATCCCGGCGGCAACGTTGCATTCGTTCCGTGGGGCATCGGCGGTGACTTCCCTGCTCCCGGCGACTACGACGGCGATGGCAAATACGACTTCGTCGTTCAGCGTGGCGGTTCGCCAACGGTGTTCTGGCGGCTATTTGCTACTGGAGCAACGAGCGCGATTCCTTTCGGCGGCTCGAGCGATCTGATCGTTCCCGGCGATTATGATGGCGACGGTGCAACGGATATAGCAGTTGTTCGGGTGAGCGGAGGTAATTTCCAGTGGTGGTATTACGGAAGTAATACTAACACCGGCGTTTACGCGACGACATTTGGCAATTCCGCAACCGATTTTGTCCTTGCAGGCGGTGATTACGACGGTGACGGTCGCGCCGACTTTGGCGTATGGCGAAGCGGCGTCTTCTGGTATCAAAGTTCTGCATCGCTTGCGGTCTCTAACAATTCACTCGGAGCTGCCGGTGACTATCCGGTCGCCAATTTCTCCGTACATTAATTTGAATATTCGTTCATTACGGAATTGGCCGGCTCGCCCGGCCTTTTCCATTTTGCGCGATGACTTCCTACCGAGGAATCGTAGAAAACGACCGAATGTCGCTGGTTTTGGAAATTAACGGCTTTGACGTAAAGTGTTGTTTGTTCCCTCGGGTTTACGGATCCCTTTATGAAAGCAATGATCCTTGCTGCAGGTTTCGGTACAAGGCTGTTCCCCCTGACGATCGACCGAACAAAGCCGGCGATTCCCTTTTTAGGCAAGCCGTTGGTCGGATATGTGGCCGAATACGTAGCTAAATTCGGATTCAACGATATCGTCGTAAATCTGCATCATCAACCTGAGTCAGTGGTCTCAGCGTTGGGCGACGGCAGCAGCTTTGGAGTGAACATCGCATACACGGTAGAGCAACCGAACATTCTTGGTACCGCCGGTGCGTTGGATAATGCCCGACACCTCCTCGAGGATGAGACCTTCCTTATCGTCAACGGCAAGATAATCACAGACATCGATATAAATTCTGCCCTGGAGACGCACCGCCGAACCGGAGCGCTCGCCACGATGGTCCTAAAGCCCAATAGTAAACGTGAGCACTTTACGATCGTCGAGACCGAAGACGGACTGGTGAAAGGATTCGGAGGCTTTGCCGAGCCGCTTTCGGAGGATGAGATCCGCAACACCGAAAGCGACATCGAAAAACCATTGATGTTTACTGGTATTCATATCGTCGAACCTGAGGTCTTCGACTATATTCCGCGCGGTATCTATTCCGATATCGTCCCGACCTTCTACGATCCAGCAATTCGAGAAGGCCGCACGATCGCCGCTCATATCGACGATGCAAGGTGGTTCGAGCTTTCGACGATACCGCGCTATCTGGATATTTCGCTGGCTATGATGAATGAAACGGATGTTGATATCGGCACAGGCTGCTTGATCTCGGGTTCGGCGTCGATCCGCGATTCAGTATTGTGGGACAATGTCACGGTCGGCGACGACGTCCGGCTCTATCGAACGATCATCGCAGATGGCGTTTCCATAGAGGGCGGCGCATGCTTCGAAAATGCTGCTATCGTACGTGCAGAAATGGTCCGAACCTGTTCGGAAATTCCCGAAAAGGCACTTAAGGGCTACATTCAGGGAGAAAACTACGTTGTCCCGCTGAATTGATATCTATGTCTGATTTTCGCTCGAGGCTTGAAAGCTTTCTCGTGGCTCGCAACGAGAAAGGCCTGATTCGGCAACTTACTCCCGACGCCTCTACACGTGAGTACTTTCGGATAGGGTGGCGCGGCGAATTTGCGATCGCTTGCGTCTATCCGGAACCGTTTAGTTCCTCAGAGCAAAGCTATCTCGATGTATCCGAGCTTTTTCTTAGTGCCGGATTGCCGGTTGCCCGCGTGATGGACGTAGACGAGGCCCTCGGGGTCATTGTGATCGAGGACTTTGGCGACCGGATACTGCGTGATGAACTGCAAACTTCGGACGATGAAGGGCGCGAAGAACTTATAGTTAGAGCGATCGATCTTATACCGCATATCCAGGCTGCGACCGCAAAGGCGTTTCAGGTCGGGTCGATTGCATCTAAACTAAAATTCGACAATGAGAAACTGTTCTGGGAGCTTGCTTTCTTTAAGACACATTATTTCGCTACTTTCAAACAGCAGCCACTCGTGCCGACTCTCGATGAGGCCCTGGATCTGGAATTCAGGAAATTGTCGCTCGATCTGGAACGACGCGCGTCCGTTTTGTGTCACCGCGATTTTCACGCTGCGAATTTGATGCTGGATAAAGACGGCAAGCTCAGGATAATCGATCATCAGGATGCACGGATCGGGTCGGTTGCATACGATCTGGTCTCGTTTCTTCTGGACCGAGTCACAGTTCCGCCTTCGGCTGATTGGCTGGCTGACAAACGACGACATTTCTTGTCAGAACGGGTTCGCGTCGGTTTGGAGCCGCTCGATGAGGACGCGTTCAGCACCGAATTTCGTCTTCAGACGATTCAAAGGTGTCTCAAGGCTGTCGGAACATTCTCGTATCAGTCGGTAAATCGGGGCAAAACCTATTTCGTTCCCTTCATTAAGCCGATGTTTCAGATCGTGCATCGCGCCGCAACCTCATTGGGCGGTTTCCCGGTGTTGGTCGAGGTACTGGAAACGGAACTCGAGACCTAAGATATTTGGCCTGCGGCAGGAGTTGGTCTAGATTTTACCAACACCGCTAGACGCGAAAATGGTCGGCCCGCCAGTTTTTGATCGCCATCTTTATTTCCTTTTGGCTCACAAGCTTGCCGGCTGCGATGTCATCGACTAGTCCACTGAGTTCCGCGTCTGAAGCAAATCGAAGGGCGACTATCTGACCAACACGGAACTCTGACGCTTTTGCGGCGAGTTCAGGCGTGAGTACGGCCTTGTACCGGAGCCTTTCCTCCAGTCGAATCAAGCGATCTTGTGCTCTGAGAGCTTGCAGTCTCGCCGCAAAACTGAGCAGGACGACCGCGATCGAGAGCACAAGATACTGAACACGAAACCATTCAAATTCCAAGACCACGCACACCGTCGCCCAAACAAGATTGACGGCGAGCAAGGGGAATATGGCGAAATGAACTAGTGGAAACCAACGCGTGTGATTCCGGTAATTTTGTGATTCGGGCATAGGTGATCGTGCGTGAGGCAAAGATCGCATCGGCGGAAAAAGTCTAGTCTATCGAAGACTCATAGTTTTGTTTGCGCCAATGTTACAGGCGGCTTCGTCGTAAAGTCTTCGCCTGGGTTAACGAATAGGTTCTGCTCGAACCGATACTGCTTATCATAAAGCTGCTTATACCGACCATCGATTTTGATGAGTTCGTCGTGAGTCCCCCGCTCGAGTATCTCGCCTGCTTCGACCACCAGAATCTGATCTGCGCTTCTGATCGTAGACAATCGATGAGCAATAACAAATGTCGTGCGGCCCTTGCGAAGATTATTCAGGCCCTCCTGGATCAGAGCTTCAGATTCGCTGTCGAGACTTGAGGTCGCCTCATCAAGGATAAGTATCCGCGGATCGGCCAACAAGGCTCGCGCGATCGCGATCCGCTGACGCTGGCCGCCAGAGAGTTTCACTCCGCGTTCGCCAACGATGGTGTCGTAACCGTTCGGAAACTTCTCGATGAACTCGTCGGCATTCGCGACCTTGCAAACCGCTCGAATCGACTCGAGGGTCGCGGTCGGGTTTGCAAATCGAATATTCTCTAATATAGAGCCATCGAACAGAAAGTTGTCCTGCAGGACGACACCGAGATGACGGCGGTAATCGCGTAGCTTCACAGTCTGGAGATCTTGACCGTCGATCTTGACAACACCAGCCGTGGGCTTAATGAAATTCAGGACCAGGCTTAAAATTGTCGATTTCCCAGAACCGCTCGACCCGACCAAAGCCGTTGTCGTTCCGGCATTCGAGCGAAACGAAACTCCCTTCAAAACAGGCACACCCTTTTCGTATTCGAACTCGACGTTCTCGAATTCGATCGTGCCGTCCGCGTTTGTGATCGGCCGAAGCTTCGAGTCCTCTTCGTCCTCCGTAGTCATCGCCATGACCTCGCGAATACGATCGAGCCCTGCAAGAGCCTCGGTTATCTGAGTACCTACGGACGTCAATTCAAAGACCGGGATCGCAAGTAAAAAAGTGAAAGAAATGTACATCAGAAAATCGCCCAAAGTCATCGTTCCCGCCTGCACGGCGTTGCCGCCAATGACGATCATGATAACCGCGACCGCGCCGATAACAATTGACGAAAATGATCCAATGGCGGAAACGCCCGTGACCGTTTTCGCAATGTTCCTGAATAGTCTGTGAGCACCCCTGGCAAAGCTCAGGTCCTCGCGTTTTTCAGCAGTGTAGGCCTTAACGACCCGTATGCCGCCAAGGCTCTCGCCTAGCCTTCCTGTAACCTCGGCTGTGATCTCGCCGCGTTCGCGAAAGATCGGCCGCAATACCTTGAATGCATATAGCAACGCACCGCCAAAGATCAGAAGGACCACTATCGTGGCCGCAGTTAACTGCCAGTTTAGGTAGAACAGAACGCCGATCGCTATCACTGCGGTCACGAGACTGCCAAGGATCTGGCCAAGCCCTGTTCCCACAAGGTTCCTGATCCCTTCGGCATCGTTCATTATTCGCGAGATCAGCTGGCCGCTTTGCGTCGAGTCGAAGAACGAGATCGGAAGGCGTTCGATATGACTTTGAACCCTTTTGCGCATTTCGGTGATCGCCCGTTGGGCGGCAACACCAAGGATCTGCGAAAGCGCAAAAGACGTCGTTCCCTGAACGAGAGTGGAAACCCCGATCGCAAGAGCGATCCATTTGATAAGGTCATATCGCTGATTAACAAAAACCTCATCTCCGATGAACTTCGTGGATGCCGGCAAGACCATCCCGGCGAGACGCGAGATCAGCATCAGAACGCTGCCGGCCAACAATCTCCAGCGAGCGTTCCAAATTATCTTCCGGGCTTCCGCCCAGGCGGTCGAATAGTTGACCTTTTTCTTTTCGTGTGCCAAACAATCCGAGTCTGAATATCGTTCTCGGAAAAGTCAAATTGTTTCAGTCCCCGAGTGTCGACGAACCGTCAACCGCCCTTTTTAGTGTCAGATGCGTGAGGTACCTGGTTATTGCCTGATGAGCGTCCGATAGATCAATCCTGGTCTGAGAGGAAATCGATCCCATTCAATTCGTCCACGACATTTATCAAGCGGCTAGGCTCGTGAAAGCGGAACCGGGTTGTTCGAACGCTTATTATATAGCTCTGCCCTGACGCGACACCATTGAATGAAAAATATCCGAGTGAATTCGTGCGAGTAGCTCTTGTGGTTCCGTCCAAAGCTGAGAGCAAAACGGTGATGTTAGGAAGACCCCCACCGTTCGACATCGCGGCTCGACCTGAGATACTGACCTGAGCAGCGGTTGGCGAAAACTCAGGCACCCAGAAGCCGGAAAAGGCCAGCATTGACGGGGTAGAAATTGGGCCACCGCCCGCTGACTGCCCGGTAGTGAAGATAAGTTCAAAGGTGCCTGCCCCAGCCGTTCCACCACCCGGAGCGATCACACTTTTCTCGATCTGGAACGGCCCGCCCATTTGCGACTGCAATAGGACCGGGAAAAATAAGATGACCACAAATATCTTCATTTCTTTTCCTCCTTGACCGAGCAAACATCAGCCGAAGGAAGAACCGAGCAAACCAACCTCGTAAGTTCTCGGATCTGTCTCGCCTGGATCTCGATCTGCTCCTGCTGTTCCTTTATCGCGTTGACGAAAACCG
The DNA window shown above is from Chloracidobacterium sp. and carries:
- the ptsP gene encoding phosphoenolpyruvate--protein phosphotransferase, which encodes MPTQSNGNRSSAVFDKVETRIKGKAVSRGIAFGKVICLHGRNRQFFRVDLPSEETASEIKRLRSAFRLAEKQLRELASAESGKSSISGPGIFEAQQLILDDKTLRSKIEDHVVKQCVNAEWALKCVADEYIARFHAMTSEHLRDRYIDIEDVADRILNALAGKASPKIRLGPNSIIASRDLRPSTIAGLHGKKPVALISEHGGWTSHTFILARESNIPAVTGLKHVLRRLETGDKAIVDGYNGLVIIDPSDATTEEYRLTKARSVKTASSRKLAPSKPLTTLDGREVIIRANADLPVSYSRAKTLGVKGIGLFRSESLFNRFKGFPSENQQFEAYRRLAAVAGKDRLRIRTFDIGIGQLIERQEDRERNPALGLRGVRLSLAYPKQLRVQLRAILRANTEQNIDMVIPMIAGLAEIREVRNMLNLERIDLEKKGTSVDTPGIGAMIEVPAALLVIDAILEEVDFICLGTNDLIQYLLAVDRDNENVANWYRTLHPSVIQAIRSVLTAAGQRQKPVILCGEMSGSPFYVPILVGLGATELSMNISSIERVQRIIRGIAYEEARDLAERILECKTADEVERSAIATVRSKWAHLFPDDFLIGNRF
- a CDS encoding TIGR00266 family protein produces the protein MQQGTAAGAFHLDADGRGQGRGYTWEIKHPGSFALAVVNLQPEQAIAAEAGAMVSMSANIDLHSEMKGGVFGALKRAVGGESAFVSTFTARGGPGEVTLAPGAPGDITGIEMANQMFKVQSSSYLAGDVGLQVDTKFGGTKSFFGGEGLFVLEVTGTGLLLVSSFGAIHRKVLRPGEQYVIDTGHLVAWEGHLQYSLRKAAKSGFFRSFLSGEGMVAEFTGPGEILIQTRNLAAFAGLLKPFFPSQGGSGGGFSFGS
- a CDS encoding LOG family protein — protein: MIVSGNDRIVTIFGGSKCGPGSPEYKDAEELGFKLAKTGFTICTGGYLGVMEAASRGAREAGGRVFGIVMNQFKSEPNRYLTDKVATNHFYERLQNLITRSVGFVAFRGGMGTVTEISLVWNKLQTGVLDRRPLVLIGDCWKDVVHAWQSNLVVSAEDVALLDFAHNADEACGIIVEKSRGVVV
- a CDS encoding MFS transporter, encoding MQERLPKNNRREIFGWLTYDWANSAFYTTVVTVLVGPYLTALAQADVGKGGTVLTLGPLGTVTSDNMVTSTLGVSIFLQVFILPILGSIADYTHLKKKMMAFFCYMGVIASSLLFFIKGDSYVWGCILLVIANMSFAAANVFYNAFLVDLTTEDRRDRVSSYGFAAGYLGGVVMLVLNLAMINYASSLGVTEGEAVRISMLAASLWWGLFAIVTFRLIRSRQANRVRADHDPLMVIGFKEVWRTLKELVGLKYTLLFLIAYLFYNDGIQTVILNSSIFLSQELFVANGLQPSQSFLLGIFLIAQVSALFGAIIFERIARLIGAKRTIIVSLLIWCGIVIYAYALLESQFQAMIMAVFIGLVLGSAQALSRSLFSQMIPADRESSFFGLYEISEKGTSWLGNLVFAVVVGITGSFRPAILALIFFFVTGSLILLFTNTTQAIHDAGNVTPEEAEKKAAI
- a CDS encoding VCBS repeat-containing protein; translation: MSWMKGRKSSRTIFMAAAAISCVVGAIILNTRDQAVEASKAVAKPVAASPAAVFPANAGTLGPIPDNTCTGPGRSVTFTVSGLTGAPSNIVVNFTSGSPAHSWVGDVDTVLLAPGGAPTHEIFTFTNPAGSGFGDDSNLAGPYNFFDAAAGNWWAAATAATSVQPVAAGDYRTASPTGTNTSMNPVFAGVANPNGTWTLRFNDCAQGDTGGITAANLTIETASAPSDAQLDYDGDGRSDHVVVRNVGGGANGQVRWFINPNSGGATQSYDWGLASDFFVAGDFDGDAKDDIAVWRAGAPEAATFFILNSQTSTARVEAFGQTGDDPTVVGDYDGDGKVDLAVYRAGGSGQQSTWYYRGSLNNPGGNVAFVPWGIGGDFPAPGDYDGDGKYDFVVQRGGSPTVFWRLFATGATSAIPFGGSSDLIVPGDYDGDGATDIAVVRVSGGNFQWWYYGSNTNTGVYATTFGNSATDFVLAGGDYDGDGRADFGVWRSGVFWYQSSASLAVSNNSLGAAGDYPVANFSVH